A part of Thalassophryne amazonica chromosome 3, fThaAma1.1, whole genome shotgun sequence genomic DNA contains:
- the cplane2 gene encoding ciliogenesis and planar polarity effector 2 encodes MAAAPPVESVVVSDWHQCEDSKEYFSKILHKNRRRIFGLLESPVMPPHVTVDTVHYKIFISGKGGVGKTALAARLAGRSIPSIHHETTGIETTAIYWPVKLRKNSRVLFFHLQLWDCGENALRRFDHLLPSCKEQVDAILLLFSFSDRTSFDDLSNQIAKWSEPPLDQVVKLVVGTKFDLFMHCDVAERDIKEFQQTWGLPVLHTGGEVSNGIDDVASFLNCLAEHLWHQDCVLARSTRPKPQQETQALL; translated from the exons ATGGCTGCAGCGCCCCCTGTAGAATCAGTGGTTGTTTCTGACTGGCATCAATGTGAAGACAGTAAAGAATATTTTAGCAAGATTCTGCACAAGAACAGACGCAGAATTTTCG GTCTTTTGGAGTCTCCAGTGATGCCCCCACATGTTACCGTAGACACAGTTCACTATAAGATCTTCATCTCCGGTAAGGGGGGTGTAGGGAAAACTGCTCTTGCTGCACGTCTTGCAGGCAGGAGTATTCCCAGCATCCACCACGAGACCACAG GTATTGAGACTACTGCGATTTATTGGCCAGTGAAGCTGAGAAAAAACAGCAGAGTtcttttcttccacctgcaactgTGGGACTGTGGAGAGAACGCCTTACGAAGATTTGACCACTTGCTTCCA TCCTGTAAGGAGCAGGTGGATgccatcctcctcctcttctccttcAGTGACAGGACATCCTTTGATGATCTGTCCAATCAAATTGCCAAGTGGTCTGAACCGCCATTGGATCAAGTTGTGAAATTGGTGGTCGGCACAAA ATTTGACTTGTTCATGCACTGTGACGTAGCAGAGAGAGACATAAAGGAGTTCCAGCAAACGTGGGGCTTACCGGTGCTGCATACTGGTGGAGAAGTCAGCAACGGGATTGATGATGTTGCTAGTTTCCTCAACTGCTTGGCAGAGCACCTGTGGCATCAAGACTGTGTTTTAGCCCGATCAACCAGACCCAAACCACAGCAAGAAACACAGGCTCTGCTTTAA
- the si:ch73-15b2.5 gene encoding rho guanine nucleotide exchange factor 19 → MWDSGKMYSPVPKLSVPPLEGGMNFPLLSDCCESTEGAADPGEEAVQSVPFQSKYIHIFPLYQDYCLQAVKDDLHRLNKDFLSELLRPQCLSGLHCRLISPSQSEAASPPLQPAEVTLSPRQTPPHPKVTCAMWRDLEEVKASDLLSSLSTREIRLQESMFELIGSEASYLKSLGVVVNHFYASEVLKKTVSQLEHHILFSNIGRVMAASENFLMDLEIRLGESVLISQVGDIVLQHCPAFWSLYVPYVTNMMYQETLISQLQQQNKEFLFAVKKLESDAVCQRQSLKSFLVLPFQRITRLKLLLETIIKLTDQDSEPASNLRRATEAINEILTHCDKRIQKMKQIEELVCLELLLDYENIKSVPLVVGGRFLMHQGPVRQLIVEGTNDFRTSFINIYLHLFNDLLIISSKKEQRFRVLDHAEFPTHVQVQDLKTEVLALPPESFLLHLSRSQTRQPTAMILAPHTKSDQEVWMKVLSSKRGGDQDC, encoded by the exons ATGTGGGACTCTGGAAAAATGTACTCGCCTGTGCCCAAGCTCTCTGTTCCTCCACTGGAAGGTGGCATGAACTTCCCCCTGCTGTCTGATTGCTGTGAAAGTACAGAAGG GGCAGCAGATCCAGGGGAAGAGGCTGTTCAGAGTGTACCATTTCAGTCCAAATACATTCATATTT TTCCGCTCTATCAGGATTACTGCCTGCAGGCGGTGAAAGATGACCTCCACAGACTCAACAAGGATTTTCTGTCTGAGCTGCTAAGACCCCAGTGCCTGTCTGGTCTGCACTGCCGTCTGATTTCTCCCAGCCAGTCTGAGGCCGCCTCCCCTCCACTACAGCCTGCTGAAGTCACTCTGTCGCCTCGCCAAACTCCACCTCACCCTAAAGTTACATGTGCCATGTGGCGCGACCTCGAAGAAGTGAAGGCATCTGATCTGCTCAGCAGTCTGTCCACCAGAGAGATCCGCCTGCAGGAG tccatgtttGAGTTGATCGGCTCTGAAGCATCATATTTAAAGAGCCTTGGTGTTGTTGTCAATCACTTCTATGCATCAGAGGTATTGAAGAAGACCGTGTCTCAGCTGGAGCACCACATTTTGTTTTCCAATATTGGACGTGTGATGGCAGCCAGTGAGAA CTTCCTCATGGACCTGGAGATTCGGCTGGGAGAGAGTGTCTTAATATCTCAAGTTGGTGACATTGTGCTCCAACATTGTCCGGCATTCTGGAGTCTTTATGTGCCATATGTCACAAACATGATGTACCAGGAAACCCTCATCAGCCAGCTCCA GCAGCAGAACAAAGAATTTCTATTTgcagtaaagaagcttgaaagtGATGCAGTGTGTCAAAGACAAAGCTTAAAATCATTCCTTGTCCTCCCCTTCCAGAGAATTACCCGTCTCAAACTCCTGCTTGAG ACCATTATAAAACTGACAGACCAGGATTCAGAGCCTGCTTCAAATCTCAGGAGGGCTACAGAAGCTATAAATGAG ATTTTGACACACTGTGACAAGAGGATCCAGAAAATGAAACAAATAGAGGAATTGGTCTGCCTGGAATTGCTGCTGGATTATGAGAACATAAAG TCAGTTCCTCTGGTCGTTGGCGGGCGTTTTCTGATGCACCAAGGTCCTGTGAGACAACTGATAGTGGAAGGCACAAACGATTTCCGAACTTCATTCATCAACATTTATCTTCACCTCTTCAATGACCTTCTGATCATCTCCTCTAAAAA GGAGCAAAGGTTCAGAGTGCTGGATCATGCTGAATTCCCCACACACGTGCAGGTTCAGGACCTGAAGACTGAAGTTCTGGCTCTACCTCCAGAATCCTTCCTACTCCATCTCTCCAGAAGTCAAACCAGACAGCCCACTGCCATGATACTTGCTCCACACACAAA GTCAGATCAAGAGGTGTGGATGAAGGTGCTGTCTTCTAAACGAGGAGGGGACCAGGATTGTTGA